In one window of Bombus vancouverensis nearcticus chromosome 10, iyBomVanc1_principal, whole genome shotgun sequence DNA:
- the LOC117163610 gene encoding MAP kinase-interacting serine/threonine-protein kinase 1, whose protein sequence is MVEKILEEQGDGSQEVTREEASCRETVNTTGESMSAVQARQEEARRKRRKKKRSGSSLMSACFQELYKLTGEVLGEGAYASVQTCRSLYTDLEYAVKIIDKIPGHARARVFKEVETFHHCQGHPNIIQLIEFFEDEVKFYLVFEKINGGQLLSRIQERVHFSEREASQIIQEIASALNFLHKKGIAHRDLKPENILCVYPDKLIPIKLCDFDLGSGIKFNNSLSSPVATPQLLTPVGSADFMAPEVVGAFTGEANYYDKRCDLWSLGVIMYILLCGYPPFYGNCGSDCGWERGENCEACQQLLFSSIQEGRYEFPDNEWRCISEDAKDLIRGLLVKEAHQRLSAESILKHPWINPGPSSVENPEKSLVTPSIIRRNNSARELSAFAESAMAVNRVVLQHFSVNLEDLAEKREPRLSTSSTDEDNHPYGHMSDSNSELSEHSKVCATHSSNEFDVNSRLKSCSIRSSSDLTDSKTIEKNRLIGKDLSVPRLFGLLPPSESRLMQRRLKARSDLLERQTNKTVIASVSG, encoded by the exons ATGGTGGAGAAAATCTTGGAAGAACAAGGAGACGGGAGTCAAGAAGTTACAAGAG aaGAAGCAAGTTGTAGAGAGACTGTGAATACCACAGGAGAATCAATGAGCGCCGTGCAAGCTCGACAAGAGGAAGCTAGGCGCAAAAGACGCAAGAAGAAACGCTCTGGATCGTCTTTGATGTCAGCTTGCTTTCAAG AACTGTACAAATTAACCGGCGAAGTTCTTGGAGAAGGTGCTTACGCCTCAGTTCAAACTTGTAGGTCGCTGTATACCGATCTGGAGTATGCCGTTAAAATTATCGACAAAATTCCCGGTCACGCACGAGCACGTGTGTTTAAGGAAGTCGAAACGTTCCATCATTGCCAAGGCCATCCAAATATCATCCAATTGATCGAATTTTTCGAAGACGAAGTAAAGTTTTATCTGGTATTCGAGAAAATAAACGGTGGTCAACTGTTGAGTCGGATACAAGAAAGAGTTCATTTCAGCGAACGGGAAGCCAGTCAAATAATTCAAGAAATCGCAAGCGCGTTAAATTTTCTTCACAAGAAAG GTATCGCCCATAGGGATCTGAAACCCGAAAACATTTTGTGCGTTTATCCGGATAAGCTCATACCGATCAAACTATGCGACTTCGATCTTGGTTCGGGTATCAAGTTCAACAATTCGTTGTCAAGTCCTGTGGCTACACCGCAACTCTTAACGCCAGTCGGCAGCGCTGACTTCATGGCTCCAGAAGTTGTGGGAGCTTTCACCGGAGAAGCGAATTATTACGATAAGCGTTGCGATCTCTGGAGCCTTGGCGTGATCATGTATATACTTCTCTGTGGTTATCCACCTTTTTATGGGAATTGCGGATCCGATTGTGGTTGGGAGAGAGGAGAAAATTGCGAGGCTTGCCAACAACTTTTATTTAGCAGTATTCAAGAAGGCAGGTACGAATTTCCGGACAACGAATGGAGGTGTATATCGGAAGATGCGAAAGATTTGATCAGAGGCTTGCTGGTCAAAGAAGCCCATCAAAGGCTCAGCGCCGAGAGTATTCTGAAACATCCGTGGATCAATCCTGGTCCAAGCTCCGTCGAAAATCCAGAAAAGTCTCTCGTTACTCCTAGTATTATCAG AAGGAATAATTCTGCCAGAGAATTGTCAGCGTTTGCCGAATCGGCGATGGCTGTGAATCGCGTGGTACTTCAACATTTTTCCGTAAATTTGGAGGACTTGGCGGAGAAGAGGGAACCGAGATTATCCACTTCGTCGACGGACGAAGATAACCATCCTTACGGGCACATGTCCGACTCGAACAGCGAATTATCCGAACACAGTAAAGTTTGCGCGACTCATTCCTCGAACGAATTTGATGTAAACTCGCGTTTGAAATCTTGTTCGATTCGTTCGAGTAGCGATCTGACCGATTCGAAAACCATTGAAAAGAATCGATTGATCGGCAAGGACTTGTCGGTCCCTCGGCTGTTTGGTTTGTTACCGCCGAGCGAGAGTCGTTTGATGCAGCGCCGTTTAAAAGCTCGTTCGGATCTACTCGAACGTCAGACCAATAAAACAGTTATCGCGTCCGTTAGTGGCTGA
- the LOC117163543 gene encoding uncharacterized protein LOC117163543, with the protein MVNTIQLILDKRNCRRRLRSRRTTMDRTSSHGSNSSAVAKQLEKLPPFKLCFSKDRLIGKSNIRVSKINGESITPKFYSKEYENRANNFNTIDTFEKSTEEQENSGNCSRRPPILLSSNAYGWWHERGLQPLRSRFDFHRKTSDLVNFGTNVRNEKRKIEN; encoded by the exons ATGGTTAACACGATACAGCTGATCCTCGATAAACGTAACTGTCGTCGTCGCCTTAGGTCGAGGAGGACAACTATGGATCGAACGAGTTCTCACGGTTCCAACTCATCCGCGGTGGCCAAACAATTAGAAAAACTACCACCTTTTAAATTATGCTTTTCCAAAGATAGATTAATTGGCAAATCGAACATACGTGTATCGAAAATCAACG GAGAATCGATCACACCAAAATTTTACTCGAAGGAATACGAAAATAGAGCGAACAATTTCAACACGATTGATACATTCGAGAAAAGTACGGAAGAGCAGGAAAATAGTGGCAACTGTAGTAGACGCCCACCAATTTTACTTAGCAGCAATGC GTACGGCTGGTGGCACGAACGAGGATTACAGCCGCTTCGATCTCGATTCGACTTCCATAGAAAAACGTCCGATTTAGTCAATTTCGGGACAAACGTCCGAAACGAGAAACGGAagatcgaaaattaa